In a single window of the Acinetobacter sp. CS-2 genome:
- the bfmS gene encoding sensor histidine kinase BfmS, translated as MFKHSIFLRIYAGLVILVALVALFGYLLVQIINYQRAQEYRESLTDGISYIISEGIARQPNEQQKKDWISDASDLLELPIYYVDAAKVDLSRTERKRIEERKAAVRYDAENSIAYIIIGLKDDPQHLLYVKVNKIGERQMKALPIFILDYLVYYPGQEKEYLAKIQSNFSYPIAIEKVQNLPLDSEQIGRLRLDHSIILYRDNASVRGTTISIVSPMPSSPSEVLVLGPVPLFNWMPFQLAAGITLLSLFVLSLGVYGLLVPMQRRLREVNYALHRMKSGDMTLRLPVDGTDEMASLATNYNSMSDHIQRLIEAQRELMRAVSHELRTPVARIRFGMEMLAEEDDYEYRLQQVEQIDKDIEALNTLIDEIMTYAKLEQGTPSLDFEKIVLFEVLDQVVIETEALKTQKEIELKAPPISVVVDAERRYLHRVVQNLVGNAVRYCDHKVLVSGGINDAGQAYVQVEDDGAGIPEEERQRIFEAFARLDDSRTRASGGYGLGLSIVSRIAYWFGGKIEVDQSPILGGARFTMSWPVQRFNKAKKKTGVLKADGVIQTEF; from the coding sequence GTGTTTAAACACAGTATATTCTTGCGCATTTATGCAGGATTAGTGATTTTAGTGGCCTTGGTTGCCTTATTTGGCTATCTACTGGTACAAATCATCAATTATCAGCGTGCGCAAGAATATCGTGAGTCGTTGACCGATGGTATTTCTTATATCATTAGTGAAGGGATTGCCCGACAGCCGAATGAACAGCAGAAAAAAGACTGGATTTCTGATGCTTCCGATTTGCTGGAGCTTCCGATCTATTATGTTGATGCGGCTAAGGTGGATTTATCGCGTACCGAGAGAAAACGGATTGAAGAGCGTAAAGCAGCCGTTCGTTATGATGCAGAAAACTCCATTGCTTATATCATTATTGGTCTGAAAGATGATCCTCAGCATTTGCTGTATGTAAAAGTGAATAAAATAGGCGAGCGCCAGATGAAAGCCTTACCTATTTTCATTCTGGATTATCTGGTGTATTACCCTGGGCAAGAAAAAGAGTATCTCGCCAAAATTCAATCGAATTTTTCTTATCCGATTGCCATTGAAAAAGTGCAAAACCTACCGCTTGATTCTGAACAAATCGGCCGGCTTCGCTTGGATCACAGTATTATTTTGTACCGTGACAATGCCTCGGTTCGGGGTACCACCATCTCGATCGTTTCTCCTATGCCCAGCTCACCTTCCGAGGTGCTGGTTTTAGGGCCTGTACCTTTATTTAACTGGATGCCTTTCCAGTTGGCTGCAGGCATTACCTTGCTGAGTCTGTTTGTATTAAGTCTTGGGGTGTATGGATTGCTGGTGCCGATGCAGCGTCGTTTACGTGAAGTGAATTACGCCTTGCATCGCATGAAATCGGGTGACATGACCTTGCGTTTACCAGTCGATGGTACCGATGAAATGGCCAGTCTGGCGACCAATTACAACAGCATGTCCGATCATATTCAGCGTTTGATTGAAGCACAGCGTGAGCTGATGCGTGCAGTTTCGCATGAACTGCGAACACCTGTAGCACGTATCCGTTTTGGTATGGAAATGTTGGCCGAAGAAGATGACTATGAGTATCGCCTACAACAGGTTGAACAGATTGATAAAGATATTGAAGCGCTCAATACCTTGATTGATGAAATCATGACCTATGCAAAACTGGAGCAGGGCACACCTTCTTTAGATTTTGAAAAAATCGTGCTGTTTGAAGTGCTGGATCAGGTGGTGATTGAAACCGAGGCACTTAAAACTCAAAAAGAAATTGAACTCAAAGCACCACCTATTAGTGTGGTGGTCGATGCCGAGCGGCGTTACTTGCATCGTGTAGTACAAAATCTGGTTGGCAATGCGGTTCGCTACTGTGATCATAAAGTGCTTGTCAGTGGTGGTATCAATGACGCGGGGCAGGCTTATGTTCAGGTAGAGGATGATGGTGCCGGTATTCCTGAGGAAGAGCGGCAGCGCATTTTTGAAGCTTTTGCCCGTCTGGATGACAGCCGTACCCGTGCTTCAGGGGGCTATGGTCTAGGTTTGTCCATTGTGAGCCGTATTGCTTACTGGTTTGGTGGGAAAATTGAGGTGGATCAAAGCCCGATTTTAGGCGGGGCTCGTTTCACCATGTCGTGGCCGGTACAGCGGTTTAATAAAGCAAAAAAGAAAACCGGTGTCCTTAAGGCTGATGGTGTCATACAGACAGAATTTTAA
- the bfmR gene encoding response regulator transcription factor BfmR, translated as MSQEEKLPKILIVEDDERLARLTQEYLIRNGLEVGVEPDGNRAIRRIIAEQPDLVVLDVMLPGADGLTICREVRPHYHQPILMLTARTEDMDQVLGLEMGADDYVAKPVQPRVLLARIRALLRRTDKAPEDEVAQRIEFDDLVIDNGGRSVTLNGELVDFTSAEYDLLWLLASNAGRILSREDIFERLRGIEYDGQDRSIDVRISRIRPKIGDDPENPKRIKTVRSKGYLFVKETGL; from the coding sequence ATGAGCCAAGAAGAAAAGTTACCTAAAATTTTAATTGTTGAAGACGATGAACGTCTTGCGCGTTTGACTCAAGAATACCTTATCCGTAACGGATTGGAAGTTGGGGTAGAACCTGACGGTAATCGTGCAATCCGCCGTATCATCGCTGAACAGCCAGATTTGGTGGTACTTGATGTCATGTTACCGGGTGCGGATGGTTTGACCATTTGTCGTGAAGTACGTCCACATTATCATCAGCCAATTTTAATGCTGACAGCACGTACTGAAGACATGGACCAGGTTTTAGGCCTGGAAATGGGGGCAGATGACTATGTCGCAAAACCGGTTCAACCGCGTGTATTACTTGCCCGTATTCGTGCCTTGCTGCGCCGTACCGACAAGGCTCCTGAAGATGAAGTGGCTCAACGCATAGAATTTGATGATCTGGTAATCGATAATGGTGGACGATCAGTGACCTTGAATGGTGAGCTGGTTGACTTTACCAGCGCGGAATACGACCTGTTATGGTTGTTGGCTTCAAATGCGGGTCGCATTCTTTCCCGTGAAGACATTTTTGAGCGTCTGCGCGGTATTGAATATGACGGTCAGGATCGTTCAATTGACGTACGTATCTCACGTATCCGTCCAAAAATTGGCGATGATCCTGAAAATCCAAAACGTATTAAAACGGTACGCAGTAAAGGTTATCTGTTCGTTAAAGAAACAGGTCTTTAA